From Myxococcales bacterium, the proteins below share one genomic window:
- a CDS encoding N-acetylmuramoyl-L-alanine amidase, translated as MLARDVLPERAEVLSVAQGVEAAALREGAGARAVALHVLAASLFERLYRIDKRSEDGNEGVSALKAASRDMAIEGACAAAVRGARLAGDIAHDAAVTYAELYRASRRAPGVDGGAAASPCMASIDAAMRAVAAFRPPAEVLEAIDQGLLGEGALASALADAGGLTRVRVAPRVQRIEQWASDEGARVVVHLDKPARFRVGDEAVPGKGARTFVELDGVELPFGARDVKLGGIATMLHAEPSVTGSRVLLDLAGPCYRKVFHLVEPYRVVIDIAKHPPGTDPRSSRKVSRIVLDPGHGGNDPGASGPNGTKEKDVTLDIAHKVAPVLAKQGLAVMLTRDDDRYVTLEERTARANAFGADLFVSIHCNAAENRARRGIETYVLDTDASEMASRLAARENATSQAATAELGAILANMRLADQATRSKHFAALLQRAAFASLRGKYTDLVDGGVHVAGFYVLVGARMPGVLFETSYVSNPTEEARLATDDYRARLADAIVNAVTAYREGR; from the coding sequence ATGCTCGCGCGCGACGTGCTTCCCGAGCGCGCGGAGGTCCTCTCCGTCGCGCAGGGCGTCGAGGCCGCCGCGCTCCGCGAAGGGGCGGGTGCGAGGGCCGTCGCGCTGCACGTGCTGGCGGCGAGCTTGTTCGAGCGGCTCTACCGCATCGACAAACGCTCCGAGGACGGGAACGAGGGGGTGTCCGCGCTCAAGGCGGCGAGCCGCGACATGGCGATCGAGGGGGCCTGCGCGGCGGCCGTGCGAGGGGCGAGGCTCGCCGGGGACATCGCGCACGACGCCGCCGTCACGTACGCCGAGCTCTATCGGGCCTCGAGGAGGGCCCCCGGGGTCGACGGAGGCGCCGCGGCCTCGCCGTGCATGGCCTCGATCGACGCGGCGATGCGCGCGGTCGCGGCGTTTCGTCCTCCCGCCGAGGTGCTCGAAGCGATCGATCAGGGGCTCCTCGGCGAAGGGGCCCTCGCGAGCGCGCTCGCCGACGCGGGGGGCCTCACGCGAGTGCGCGTCGCTCCCCGAGTGCAGCGCATCGAGCAGTGGGCGTCCGACGAGGGCGCGCGGGTCGTCGTGCACCTCGACAAACCGGCTCGATTTCGCGTCGGAGACGAGGCCGTCCCTGGCAAAGGCGCGCGCACGTTCGTCGAGCTCGACGGCGTGGAGCTCCCCTTCGGTGCGCGCGACGTGAAGCTCGGCGGCATCGCGACGATGCTCCACGCCGAGCCTTCGGTCACGGGATCCCGCGTTTTGCTCGATCTCGCCGGGCCGTGTTACCGAAAGGTGTTCCACCTCGTCGAGCCGTACCGCGTCGTCATCGACATCGCCAAACACCCGCCGGGCACCGATCCGAGGAGCTCGCGCAAGGTCTCGCGGATCGTGCTCGACCCGGGCCATGGGGGCAACGATCCCGGTGCCTCCGGGCCGAACGGCACGAAAGAGAAGGACGTGACGCTCGACATCGCGCACAAGGTCGCGCCCGTGCTCGCCAAGCAGGGGCTCGCCGTCATGCTCACCCGCGACGACGATCGCTACGTCACCCTCGAAGAGCGCACGGCCCGCGCGAACGCGTTCGGGGCCGATCTCTTCGTCTCGATCCACTGCAACGCGGCCGAGAACCGCGCCCGCCGCGGCATCGAGACCTACGTGCTCGACACGGACGCGTCCGAGATGGCGAGCCGGCTCGCGGCCCGCGAGAACGCGACGAGCCAAGCGGCCACCGCCGAGCTCGGCGCGATCCTCGCGAACATGCGCCTCGCCGATCAGGCCACGCGCTCGAAGCACTTCGCGGCCTTGCTCCAGCGCGCGGCGTTCGCGTCATTGCGTGGAAAGTACACGGATCTGGTGGACGGCGGGGTGCACGTGGCGGGCTTCTACGTGCTCGTGGGGGCGCGTATGCCCGGGGTGCTCTTCGAGACGAGCTACGTGTCGAACCCGACCGAAGAGGCGCGGCTCGCGACGGACGACTACCGCGCGCGGCTCGCCGACGCCATCGTGAACGCCGTGACGGCCTACCGCGAAGGCCGCTGA
- a CDS encoding YbjN domain-containing protein, with protein MVNAYIDRFVEKHEGITLAPLDETGYTQLRRGSASVGVNVLDDHGVLLFLAPVIPVVSQGREAFYRRLLELSFLATSDAAFAIDAQKDEVYLRAVRRISGLDYEEFEDLLETVGKVADDWDDLLRKEFGG; from the coding sequence ATGGTCAACGCCTACATCGATCGCTTCGTCGAGAAGCACGAGGGCATCACGCTCGCCCCGCTCGACGAGACCGGGTACACCCAGCTCCGTCGAGGCTCGGCAAGCGTCGGGGTGAACGTTCTCGACGACCACGGCGTGCTTCTCTTCCTCGCCCCCGTGATACCGGTAGTTTCGCAGGGGCGCGAGGCTTTCTATCGGCGCCTGCTCGAGCTCTCGTTCCTCGCCACGAGCGACGCGGCCTTCGCGATCGACGCCCAGAAGGACGAGGTCTACCTCCGCGCGGTACGGCGCATCTCGGGCCTCGACTACGAAGAGTTCGAGGACCTGCTCGAGACGGTGGGCAAGGTCGCCGACGACTGGGACGACTTGCTCCGCAAAGAGTTCGGCGGCTGA
- a CDS encoding sigma-54-dependent Fis family transcriptional regulator, with amino-acid sequence MDRTERNAESERTSDATIEIPLMPGARTFTLEVFEGDTSRLHTIDEVPKVFGSSRSAEVRLSDRTVSGTHCALSVDGDRLLVRDLGSTNGTFVGCARVEQAWASAGATITIGETQIVVHAYAEEHQRASMWAKEAPLEGIAGGSLAMRKLAARVRRLSNMAAPVLILGETGTGKELVARALHDAGRRAEGPFVPVNVAALPRDLVESLLFGHERGAFTGAVHKQYGAFGDAEQGTLFLDEIGELPLDAQPKLLRALDGYAIKRVGERGAGERADVRVIAATHKSLASDVAESRFRRDLYHRLEAFVIEIPPLRERPGDIAAIARRLLFLHADELGERSLTPGALARLSAHDWPGNVRELRNVLLRTTEVAEDPRLITEACISSVLRTKTPSGPPPEITKDYAGSLLKKARGNVAAAARAAGLPRTSFRKLVGR; translated from the coding sequence ATGGATCGAACGGAACGGAACGCCGAGAGCGAGCGCACGAGCGACGCGACCATCGAGATACCCCTCATGCCGGGCGCGCGGACCTTCACCCTCGAGGTGTTCGAAGGCGACACGAGCCGACTGCACACGATCGACGAGGTGCCGAAGGTGTTCGGCAGCTCCCGCTCGGCGGAGGTGAGGCTCTCGGACAGGACGGTGAGCGGTACGCACTGCGCCCTCTCGGTGGACGGTGACAGGCTGCTGGTCCGTGACTTGGGCTCGACGAACGGCACGTTCGTCGGGTGTGCACGCGTCGAGCAGGCGTGGGCTTCGGCAGGCGCCACCATCACGATCGGCGAGACTCAGATCGTGGTGCACGCCTACGCCGAGGAGCACCAGCGCGCGAGCATGTGGGCGAAGGAAGCGCCCCTCGAGGGGATCGCGGGTGGCTCGCTCGCGATGCGGAAGCTCGCGGCGCGTGTGCGTCGGCTCTCGAACATGGCCGCACCGGTGCTCATCTTGGGGGAGACCGGGACGGGCAAGGAGCTCGTGGCCCGCGCGCTCCACGACGCGGGGAGGCGAGCGGAGGGCCCGTTCGTCCCGGTGAACGTCGCCGCGCTCCCTCGCGATCTCGTCGAGAGCTTGCTCTTCGGCCACGAGCGGGGGGCCTTCACCGGTGCCGTGCACAAGCAATACGGAGCCTTCGGCGACGCCGAGCAAGGGACGCTCTTTCTCGACGAGATAGGAGAGCTCCCCCTGGACGCGCAGCCCAAGCTGCTCCGCGCCCTCGACGGGTACGCGATCAAGCGCGTGGGTGAGCGAGGCGCGGGCGAGCGCGCCGACGTCCGGGTCATCGCGGCCACGCACAAGTCGCTCGCGAGCGACGTTGCGGAGTCACGCTTTCGTCGAGACCTCTACCACCGCCTCGAGGCGTTCGTGATCGAGATCCCACCGCTCCGGGAGAGGCCCGGTGACATCGCGGCGATCGCTCGCCGTCTGCTCTTCTTGCACGCGGACGAGCTCGGGGAACGCAGCCTCACGCCAGGGGCTCTCGCGCGCCTCTCGGCCCACGACTGGCCGGGAAACGTGAGAGAGCTGCGCAACGTGCTCCTCCGTACGACGGAGGTCGCGGAGGACCCGAGGCTCATCACCGAGGCGTGCATCTCGAGCGTCCTCCGCACGAAGACGCCATCGGGGCCGCCGCCCGAGATCACGAAGGACTATGCGGGTTCGCTCCTGAAGAAGGCGCGGGGAAACGTCGCGGCCGCGGCGCGCGCAGCAGGGCTGCCGAGGACGTCGTTTCGGAAGCTCGTGGGCCGTTGA